The genomic window TTACGGCGAAGGGCGGTAGCTGGAATGACAATTTTTGCACCTTCGTATTCAATAATTCCCCCAACAGAAGCTAAAATATAATAGGCGTTTTTTGGAGGCAAAATTGTGCCACCGCCGCTACTTTCACTACCTCCAGCATTATTTGTACTACCTTCCGGTGATTTAATTGGCCCAACATATGGACTCATTGTAGCGATTCCAATTGTATCTCCAGTTGTTGCAATTGGTGTAACTTCAAAGGCGATATATTTTCCAATATCATCTGGAGCTGGTTTGTAAGTTGTATTCGTTGCTCCTGTAATAGGTACTGCATTAGTCCCATTTTGGTCGCTTGCTTGATACCATTTATAGGTTGATTTCGCTTCTGCATCACCGTCTACATCTTGATAAGCATAACTACCTGTTAATGTTGAACCTACCATTTTTGTTCCAGTAACATCTACATTGGTTGCCACAGGTTTTTGATTAAAAATAGGCCGAGGTGTACTAGTTGTTAAAAAAGATACAATTGAACCGTAAGCAATCCCATTTTCGTTTTCCGCATAAGCGCGAACATAGTACGTTGTGTCCGGATTCAAGCCTGTTACATCTGCCGTAAACACACCTGTCCCGCTTCCAGAGATGACAATTGTATCGGCCGTTGTCACATTCCTATCAGTTGAATAAACAAAACCACGTTCTGTAACAGGTGAGTCTCCATCTGATATTACTGTTCCACTAAATGTTGCCTTTGTATCACTGACCCCAACAATCAGCCCAGTTTGTACAATCGCTTCTGTTGATGGGGGTTTTTGGATGGTAATCGTAATAGTGGACGTTGCACTTCCGCCATATCCGTTATTCACTAAAACTGTAAAACTATCTTTTCCAACATAATCGGTATTCGGTGTATATAGCCAAGTCCCGTCCAAATTCACTTGGACTGTTCCATTTGTTGGATCACTCCCCTTAGTATAGGTGAGAGGATCACCATCTGCATCTGTTGCTGCTACCGCTCCGTTCACTTGAGTATTTTTCATAGTCGCCTCTTGGTAGTCGCTTACTATTGGTGCCTGTTTTTCTATCCACTTCGCATAAAAAGTAATAGGTGAGCTGCCCATTATAAACGTATCATTTGCCGCATAATTAACCCCTTTTCCATCGGCGGCTGTGTTCCAGCCGGCAAATACATAACCTGATTTCACAAGACTGCCCTGACCCGCTACGATTACATTTGCATTGTATTCATAGCTCATTGCATTTGGAGGTGTCCCCCCTGTTGAACCATTGCCATCATATGTGACCGTATATTGATTGGCTTCCCACTTGGCATATAATGTCATGTCACCTGCCCCCATTGGAAACTGAGCATCCTCCATATACGTTATTCCGCTGCCATCAGCTTTCGTATTCCAGCCCGCAAATGTATGGTTCGCTTTAGTAAGATTACCCATGTTGCCATATACGGTAACTGAAGTCCCTTTTTCATAATAAGCACTGTCACTCGGTACAGCCCCGGCGTCATGTCCGTTGCCATTGTATGTGATGTTATAAGCAGGTGAAAGCATCCGGATCCGATGATTTGCCGTGTCCGCAATGAAGAGATTACCGCTGTTATCAATAGCCAAGCCATGTGGTGTACTTAATTGAGCCTCCGTCGCAGGTCCGTTGTCACCTGAATATCCTTTAGTTCCATTTCCAGCAATGGTTGTTATCGTGCCGTCGCTATCCACTTTACGAATTCGATGATTGTATGTGTCCGCAATGAAGAGATTACCGCTGCTGTCAATAACCAATTGTTGTGGAGTATTCAATTGAGCCTCTGTAGCAGGTCCATTATCCCCTGAATATCCTCCTCCTTGACCTCTAGCTCCAAACCCCGCAATGGTCGTAATGACGCCATCACTGTCCACTTTACGAATTCGATGATTGAATGAATCCGTAAAGAACAGATTACCGTTGTCAATAGCCAAGTCCGTCGGCCCATACAACGTAGCCTTCGTAGCAAGCCCATCGTCCCCCGAATAATTTCCAGCTCCATTCCCGGCGATGGTCGTAATCGTACCTTTGTCCACTTTACGAACACGGTTATTCCAATTGTCGGCGATGAAGAGATTGCCGCTGTTGTCAATAACCAATCCACGGGGGCTGCACAGTTTAGCTGCTGTAGCAGAATCATTGTCCCCTGAATATCCGCATCCTTCACCATAACCTCCAACCCCCGCAATGGTCGTAATCCTGCCTTTACTGTCCACCTTACGAACTCGATGATTACCATCATCGGCAATGAAGAGATTGCCGCTATTATCAATAGCCATTCCATATGGATGTGCCAATTGTGCTTCGGTAGCTGGTCCATCGTCCCCTGAATTTCCTTCAGTTCCATTTCCAGCAATCGTCGTAATGACGCCATCGCTGTCTACTTTACGAATTTTAAAATTGACTGTGTCCGCAATGAGAAGATTGCCGCTGTTGTCAATAACCAATCCACGGGGCTCGTACAGTTGAGCTGCTGTAGCAGATTCTCCGTCCCCCGAATATCCAGCTTTTCCAGTTCCAACAATAGTTTTAATAATATAACCTTCTGCATAAGCCTTCGAAACTAAACTGCTTTGGAATGCTCCAAAAACCAATTGAACAATTGTAAAAAGGACTGTAAATAACAATGCTTTATTATTCATCCAATAGGAATCATCTTTATTTACCATTCTTATCTCCTTTCGATTTT from Bacillus sp. (in: firmicutes) includes these protein-coding regions:
- a CDS encoding cadherin-like domain-containing protein — translated: MVNKDDSYWMNNKALLFTVLFTIVQLVFGAFQSSLVSKAYAEGYIIKTIVGTGKAGYSGDGESATAAQLYEPRGLVIDNSGNLLIADTVNFKIRKVDSDGVITTIAGNGTEGNSGDDGPATEAQLAHPYGMAIDNSGNLFIADDGNHRVRKVDSKGRITTIAGVGGYGEGCGYSGDNDSATAAKLCSPRGLVIDNSGNLFIADNWNNRVRKVDKGTITTIAGNGAGNYSGDDGLATKATLYGPTDLAIDNGNLFFTDSFNHRIRKVDSDGVITTIAGFGARGQGGGYSGDNGPATEAQLNTPQQLVIDSSGNLFIADTYNHRIRKVDSDGTITTIAGNGTKGYSGDNGPATEAQLSTPHGLAIDNSGNLFIADTANHRIRMLSPAYNITYNGNGHDAGAVPSDSAYYEKGTSVTVYGNMGNLTKANHTFAGWNTKADGSGITYMEDAQFPMGAGDMTLYAKWEANQYTVTYDGNGSTGGTPPNAMSYEYNANVIVAGQGSLVKSGYVFAGWNTAADGKGVNYAANDTFIMGSSPITFYAKWIEKQAPIVSDYQEATMKNTQVNGAVAATDADGDPLTYTKGSDPTNGTVQVNLDGTWLYTPNTDYVGKDSFTVLVNNGYGGSATSTITITIQKPPSTEAIVQTGLIVGVSDTKATFSGTVISDGDSPVTERGFVYSTDRNVTTADTIVISGSGTGVFTADVTGLNPDTTYYVRAYAENENGIAYGSIVSFLTTSTPRPIFNQKPVATNVDVTGTKMVGSTLTGSYAYQDVDGDAEAKSTYKWYQASDQNGTNAVPITGATNTTYKPAPDDIGKYIAFEVTPIATTGDTIGIATMSPYVGPIKSPEGSTNNAGGSESSGGGTILPPKNAYYILASVGGIIEYEGAKIVIPATALRRNFTVVIKKEAGTSNLLIQENSKLISDVYEITKDQAGNFDKAVTITLPFDKSKYDETNFTVSIVLFNAATKEWAELENVKLDIVSGKVSGEVNHFTKFAVLATKKEELTVQEQIETIQPLKDSFTDIKGHWAEKEIEGLVSKGIIKGFPDGTFMPNNNISRAEFASITVRALGLTCEQGKTFADTTSHWAKDCISTAVANGIAAGLGADKFTPNDSITREQMAVIIARAAKLDVQEAGTAFKDDTEISAWAKSFIAAVAKHQLVGGFPDGTFNPKGKATRAEAVVMITRLLK